Proteins co-encoded in one Bacillus paramycoides genomic window:
- a CDS encoding DUF3919 family protein, whose product MKRLSFQILMFVLCIIFSLILFYVMEKQIYNRITIVDDKQTVLQRVNESLPTEMKVRHEKWGEIVITDEVRLHTIVSFFDRIQIEPRESKSQEQVFTGEVTYLNGQKRTFAVGDLFQYGADMYGKNGTDPMISAFQTYLLSLYYTPERIHDFFASAQDVIVRQGDVERTMNLTHILDSIRYAKQITDYGEIQKLLQSQNEPIAYITAYKTGKRIKNEREDVLTISVYPSYFVVQYLGDNNGNVMYMKSSLANVFVKENVS is encoded by the coding sequence ATGAAAAGGCTATCATTTCAAATTCTTATGTTTGTTCTTTGTATAATCTTTTCTCTTATTTTGTTTTATGTGATGGAGAAGCAAATATACAATCGAATCACAATCGTGGATGACAAACAAACTGTTTTACAAAGAGTGAATGAATCCCTGCCTACCGAAATGAAGGTTAGGCATGAAAAGTGGGGAGAAATTGTTATAACGGATGAAGTTCGTTTGCATACGATTGTTTCATTCTTTGACCGAATTCAAATAGAACCAAGAGAATCTAAGAGTCAAGAACAAGTATTTACTGGAGAAGTAACGTACTTGAATGGACAGAAACGTACTTTTGCAGTAGGTGACTTGTTCCAGTACGGGGCTGATATGTACGGAAAGAATGGTACGGATCCAATGATTTCAGCATTTCAAACGTATTTGTTAAGCCTGTATTACACGCCAGAACGTATTCATGACTTTTTTGCATCAGCACAGGATGTCATAGTACGTCAAGGTGATGTAGAACGTACGATGAATCTTACGCACATACTTGATTCGATTCGGTACGCAAAGCAAATTACAGATTACGGAGAAATACAGAAATTATTACAATCACAGAATGAACCGATTGCTTATATTACCGCTTATAAAACAGGGAAGCGTATAAAGAATGAGCGAGAAGACGTTCTTACTATTTCTGTATATCCATCGTATTTTGTTGTGCAATATCTCGGTGATAACAATGGGAATGTCATGTATATGAAAAGCTCCCTCGCAAATGTATTTGTAAAGGAGAATGTGTCATGA